A single genomic interval of Bradyrhizobium sp. sBnM-33 harbors:
- a CDS encoding winged helix-turn-helix transcriptional regulator — protein sequence MTDAQRSGCPINLSLEVLGDKWSLLIIRDMMFGNRRHFRELLTKSEEGISSNILADRLKTLLEQGVITREDDPTHKQKGIYSLTEQGIELLPVLAQMAAWGYKYLPVSEELGIRARLLSEGGPKMWAEFMDELRESHLGAKRRRRSGPSVGERLQAAYESVVNGR from the coding sequence ATGACTGATGCCCAGCGCTCCGGATGCCCGATCAATCTTTCGCTGGAAGTGCTCGGCGACAAATGGAGCTTGCTGATCATCCGCGACATGATGTTCGGTAACCGGCGGCATTTTCGCGAGCTATTGACCAAATCGGAGGAAGGCATCTCCTCCAACATTCTCGCCGACCGGCTCAAGACGCTGCTCGAGCAGGGCGTCATCACCCGCGAGGACGATCCCACGCACAAGCAGAAGGGAATCTATTCGCTGACAGAGCAAGGTATCGAGCTCTTGCCCGTTCTCGCGCAGATGGCGGCCTGGGGTTACAAATATCTACCCGTCAGCGAGGAACTCGGCATTCGCGCGCGGCTGCTCAGCGAGGGCGGACCGAAAATGTGGGCCGAATTTATGGACGAGCTACGCGAGAGCCATCTCGGCGCAAAGCGGCGCAGACGTAGCGGTCCTTCAGTCGGTGAGCGACTGCAGGCAGCGTATGAAAGCGTCGTGAACGGAAGGTAG
- a CDS encoding dihydrofolate reductase family protein encodes MARLIMWNLMTLDGFVEGPNRDISWHSDVWGKELEQLSIEQMNAAGGLLFGRITYELMAGHWPSATGEVADFMNAAPKYVFSRTVKKSDWNNTQMFSANVPETVARLKRDSAKDIFLFGSADLASSLIPHGLIDEFRIALSPVILGGGTPLFKPGEKVKLKLLDSRPLSTGIVILRYVPAP; translated from the coding sequence ATGGCGAGATTGATCATGTGGAACCTGATGACGCTGGATGGCTTCGTTGAAGGCCCCAACCGCGACATCTCCTGGCATTCCGACGTGTGGGGCAAGGAGTTGGAGCAATTGTCGATCGAGCAGATGAACGCCGCCGGCGGATTGCTGTTCGGCCGCATCACCTATGAGCTGATGGCGGGCCACTGGCCGAGCGCGACCGGCGAGGTCGCCGACTTCATGAATGCCGCGCCGAAATACGTCTTCTCGCGCACGGTGAAGAAATCCGATTGGAACAACACGCAGATGTTCAGCGCCAATGTGCCGGAGACCGTCGCGCGGCTGAAGCGCGACAGCGCCAAGGACATCTTTCTGTTCGGCAGCGCCGATCTCGCCAGCAGCTTGATCCCGCACGGGCTGATCGACGAGTTCCGTATCGCGTTAAGCCCCGTCATCCTCGGCGGCGGAACGCCGCTGTTCAAGCCGGGCGAAAAGGTCAAACTGAAGCTGCTCGACAGCCGGCCGTTGTCCACCGGCATCGTGATCCTGCGCTACGTGCCGGCGCCATAA
- a CDS encoding glutathione S-transferase family protein, whose product MSLTLHFHPLASFCWKALIALYENDIPFRPNLVDLGNPAERAALLKLWGIGKFPVLRDDARDQTVPESSIIVEYLDQHYRGRVRLVPEDPTRALQTRLRDRFYDLYVHLPMQKIMLDRLRPEGRRDPHGVEEARAQLHTSYGMIEQQVENGGWAIGEDFSLADCAAMPSLFYGNMAVPFGEAQKNLSAYLERLKARPSVARVLKEAEPYFQMVPKEP is encoded by the coding sequence ATGTCGCTGACGCTGCACTTCCACCCGCTGGCCTCGTTCTGCTGGAAGGCGCTGATCGCGCTCTACGAGAACGACATTCCGTTCCGGCCGAATCTCGTCGATCTCGGCAATCCGGCCGAGCGCGCCGCGCTGCTGAAGCTGTGGGGGATCGGCAAGTTCCCGGTGCTGCGCGACGATGCGCGGGATCAGACCGTGCCGGAATCCAGCATCATCGTCGAATATCTCGATCAGCACTATCGCGGCCGCGTCCGGCTTGTTCCCGAGGATCCCACCCGGGCTCTGCAGACCCGGCTGCGCGACCGCTTCTATGATCTCTATGTGCATCTGCCGATGCAGAAGATCATGCTCGACCGGTTGCGGCCAGAGGGCAGGCGGGACCCGCACGGCGTCGAGGAGGCGCGGGCGCAGTTGCACACTTCCTATGGCATGATCGAGCAGCAGGTGGAAAACGGCGGCTGGGCAATCGGCGAGGATTTCAGTCTCGCCGATTGCGCGGCAATGCCGTCATTGTTCTACGGCAATATGGCGGTGCCGTTCGGCGAAGCGCAGAAAAACCTCAGCGCCTATCTCGAGCGGCTGAAGGCGCGCCCCTCCGTCGCGCGTGTGCTGAAGGAGGCCGAGCCCTATTTCCAGATGGTACCCAAGGAGCCTTGA
- a CDS encoding nuclear transport factor 2 family protein: MAEASRAETIRAIFKAYLANDRKFVEDAFSDDFRFTSPFDDNIDKATYFARCWQNSDWIERHELERIFVDGDEAFVTYRCIAKGGKSFRNTEFFVFDGDKVKRIDVYFGAAYQEGKFVRQPG, from the coding sequence ATGGCCGAAGCGAGCAGGGCGGAGACGATCCGCGCCATTTTCAAGGCGTATCTGGCCAACGATCGCAAGTTCGTCGAGGATGCCTTCAGCGACGACTTCCGTTTCACCAGTCCGTTCGATGACAATATCGATAAAGCCACCTACTTCGCGCGATGTTGGCAGAACAGCGACTGGATCGAAAGGCACGAGCTCGAGCGGATTTTCGTCGACGGCGATGAAGCCTTCGTGACTTATCGTTGCATTGCCAAGGGCGGAAAGAGTTTTCGCAATACCGAATTCTTTGTCTTCGACGGCGACAAGGTGAAGCGCATCGACGTCTACTTCGGCGCGGCCTACCAGGAAGGCAAGTTCGTCAGGCAGCCGGGGTAG
- a CDS encoding YciI family protein yields the protein MRFMVIVKANKDSEAGVMPSTEQLAAMGKFNEELVQAGMMEAGEGLHPTSKGARIKYQGGQGSASRGPFPLSGDLVAGFWLINAKSLDEAIDWMKRAPFGDGDEVEIRQVFSTEDFGEALTPELREQEERLRAQTAKK from the coding sequence ATGCGATTCATGGTGATTGTGAAGGCAAACAAGGATTCGGAAGCCGGCGTGATGCCGAGTACGGAACAACTGGCCGCAATGGGCAAGTTCAACGAGGAGTTGGTCCAGGCGGGCATGATGGAAGCGGGCGAGGGTCTGCACCCGACCTCGAAGGGCGCACGGATCAAGTATCAGGGCGGGCAGGGCAGTGCCAGCCGCGGTCCGTTCCCGCTCTCGGGAGATCTCGTCGCCGGCTTCTGGCTGATCAACGCCAAATCGCTGGATGAGGCGATCGACTGGATGAAGCGCGCGCCGTTCGGCGACGGCGACGAGGTCGAAATCCGCCAGGTGTTTTCGACCGAGGATTTCGGCGAAGCCCTCACGCCGGAATTGCGCGAGCAGGAAGAGCGGCTGCGGGCGCAGACCGCGAAGAAATAA